Proteins from a single region of Verrucomicrobiales bacterium:
- a CDS encoding ABC transporter ATP-binding protein: MTQNTEPILRTEKLRVEFTSRELKEGKKVALEGLDLAVYAGEVFGFLGPNGAGKTTTMNVLLGFTNATSGSAYLFGQDVRTPIARQRIGYLPELTYYYKFLTAEELLRFYSRIFKLSRSERDNRIDQVLKLVELDQARKRPIRTYSKGMQQRVGIAQALINNPDLLILDEPTSGLDPIGRMEVRQLIQRLKSEGKTVFFSSHELGEVETVCDRVAILSKGQLKAAGNVQSLIASNETSLEQAFLRIIGANLNPSLTCTPSSQLLAS; the protein is encoded by the coding sequence ATGACCCAGAATACTGAACCCATTCTTAGAACGGAGAAACTCCGCGTGGAGTTCACTTCACGCGAACTCAAAGAAGGGAAAAAAGTCGCGCTGGAAGGGTTGGACCTGGCGGTGTACGCCGGCGAGGTTTTTGGATTCCTCGGGCCTAACGGAGCTGGCAAGACGACCACGATGAATGTGCTGCTCGGTTTCACCAACGCCACCAGCGGATCGGCCTATCTCTTCGGCCAGGATGTCCGCACGCCGATCGCCCGCCAGCGTATCGGATATCTCCCCGAACTGACTTACTACTACAAGTTTTTAACCGCGGAGGAACTGCTGCGTTTCTACAGTCGCATCTTTAAGCTGAGCCGTTCCGAACGGGATAATCGCATAGACCAGGTCCTAAAGCTCGTTGAGTTGGATCAAGCGCGGAAGCGCCCCATCCGAACCTATTCCAAAGGGATGCAGCAACGCGTCGGGATTGCGCAGGCCCTGATCAACAACCCCGATCTGTTGATCCTCGATGAGCCGACGAGTGGCTTGGACCCCATCGGCCGCATGGAGGTCCGTCAGCTCATCCAACGCTTGAAGAGCGAAGGCAAGACGGTGTTTTTTTCGTCCCACGAACTCGGCGAGGTCGAAACGGTCTGCGACCGGGTCGCCATCCTCTCCAAAGGCCAACTCAAGGCCGCTGGAAATGTACAAAGCCTCATCGCGTCCAATGAAACCAGCTTGGAACAAGCCTTCCTAAGAATTATCGGAGCAAATCTCAACCCCTCTCTCACATGCACACCATCCTCGCAATTGCTGGCGTCGTAA
- a CDS encoding ABC transporter permease subunit, producing the protein MHTILAIAGVVILEMIRRKDVYVLLFLTGLITLLLASVDLFGDPKIVRYLREICLTLIWISSIIISITTAARQIPSEKESRTLFPLLAKPVTRGQVILGKFFGCWAACGISLTAFYAFFCLVNGARDGTWPLANYFQAYWLHCVFCGIVVALTLFGSVFFTAVSSNSTIMFVAVTTVLILGRHLHKVAVKTGGVAGNVLDFMYFAVPHLEWYDVRDLIVHSWPVINWGVILTDTLYGAAYGSLFLVLAWLRFRRMPLN; encoded by the coding sequence ATGCACACCATCCTCGCAATTGCTGGCGTCGTAATTCTCGAGATGATCCGACGCAAGGACGTCTATGTCCTGCTGTTCCTGACCGGGCTGATCACTCTGTTGCTGGCTTCAGTGGACCTGTTTGGTGACCCGAAGATCGTGCGGTATCTTCGTGAGATATGTCTCACACTGATTTGGATCAGCTCCATCATTATCTCCATCACCACGGCGGCGCGTCAAATCCCGTCCGAAAAGGAGAGCCGCACCTTGTTCCCCCTGCTGGCCAAGCCCGTGACCCGGGGCCAGGTCATTCTGGGAAAGTTCTTCGGCTGCTGGGCGGCCTGCGGCATTTCACTCACGGCCTTCTACGCATTTTTCTGCCTGGTTAACGGAGCCAGGGACGGAACCTGGCCGTTGGCGAACTACTTCCAGGCTTACTGGCTTCACTGCGTCTTCTGTGGAATCGTGGTGGCACTCACCCTGTTCGGATCGGTGTTCTTCACCGCGGTTTCCTCGAATTCCACGATCATGTTCGTCGCCGTCACAACCGTGCTGATCTTGGGTCGGCACCTCCACAAAGTGGCGGTAAAGACCGGCGGCGTGGCTGGAAACGTTCTGGACTTCATGTACTTCGCGGTCCCCCACCTCGAATGGTACGATGTGAGGGATCTCATCGTGCACAGCTGGCCGGTCATCAACTGGGGAGTCATACTGACCGACACTCTCTACGGAGCGGCCTACGGAAGCCTGTTCCTGGTGCTGGCTTGGCTCAGGTTCCGTCGTATGCCCCTTAACTAA
- a CDS encoding tetratricopeptide repeat protein, translated as MKPSQPTTTSDRDSSRGVAGASILFSGAVCLASLVHPHHEELQKMNPHRDDPLTGVLGEGRKLFANHFYIKADAYFHSGFYPTIFDNRQSHQTPHIAEDAGVQEGKNTGDEEDFLGEASGWIDKHSRKHFPSVHTHLGEDSPGAAQNHQAHNHDHDHDHDHDHQHDHHEKDSEADSSGTEREILPWLKLSSRLDPNLIETYTVGAYWLRRINKHREAEIFLREGMQANPESAEILFELGRCRFDANDPARARNIWEHSWKLWQKQESGKDPEVQNRFLSSQILLNLARLESKENNRERSLYWLNTALPLAISPDQIKQRIADVEAGRPFEADRPHASAAEHPPEATSQLK; from the coding sequence ATGAAACCCTCCCAGCCGACAACAACTTCCGACCGTGACAGTTCCCGAGGCGTGGCCGGAGCCTCCATTCTCTTTTCGGGAGCAGTGTGCTTGGCGAGTCTGGTGCACCCACACCACGAGGAACTCCAGAAGATGAACCCTCATCGGGACGACCCGCTTACCGGCGTCCTGGGCGAAGGGAGAAAGCTCTTCGCCAATCACTTCTACATCAAGGCGGATGCCTACTTTCACAGCGGCTTCTACCCTACCATCTTTGACAATAGGCAGTCGCATCAAACACCGCATATTGCCGAAGATGCCGGGGTACAGGAAGGCAAGAACACCGGGGACGAAGAGGACTTCCTGGGCGAGGCCAGCGGCTGGATTGACAAGCACAGTCGGAAACATTTCCCCTCCGTCCACACCCACCTTGGAGAAGATAGCCCCGGCGCGGCTCAGAACCACCAAGCCCACAATCACGATCATGACCATGACCATGATCATGACCATCAACATGACCACCATGAAAAGGATTCCGAAGCCGACTCGAGCGGGACGGAAAGGGAAATTTTGCCCTGGCTCAAGCTCAGCTCCCGGCTGGATCCGAATCTCATCGAGACCTACACTGTGGGCGCGTATTGGCTGAGGCGGATCAACAAGCATCGAGAAGCGGAGATCTTTCTCCGCGAGGGCATGCAGGCGAATCCCGAGAGTGCGGAAATTCTGTTCGAACTGGGACGCTGCCGTTTCGATGCGAACGACCCAGCGCGGGCACGCAATATTTGGGAGCATAGCTGGAAGCTCTGGCAAAAGCAGGAAAGCGGCAAGGATCCGGAGGTGCAGAACCGGTTTCTCTCCTCTCAGATTTTGTTGAATCTCGCCCGGCTCGAATCGAAGGAGAACAACCGCGAACGAAGTTTGTACTGGCTGAACACCGCACTACCTTTGGCGATCAGCCCGGACCAGATCAAACAGCGCATCGCGGATGTCGAAGCAGGGCGCCCATTCGAGGCCGATAGACCTCACGCCTCGGCCGCCGAGCACCCGCCCGAGGCGACCTCACAGCTAAAATAG